Proteins from one Chitinophaga oryzae genomic window:
- the ribD gene encoding bifunctional diaminohydroxyphosphoribosylaminopyrimidine deaminase/5-amino-6-(5-phosphoribosylamino)uracil reductase RibD: MNSTDHEIFMRRCLELAAMGRGHAAPNPVVGAVLVHQGRIIGEGFHRQYGQAHAEVNCVNSVTPEDRPLIQRATMYVSLEPCAHHGKTPPCADLIVSEKIPEVVIGCVDTFSAVAGKGIGKLKKAGINVHTGVLEKECRAINRRFFTFHEQQRPYIILKWAQSRNGFMAGPDGAPVRISNRWSDRLVHRWRSEEMAILVGTRTAILDNPRLNTRLWPGKHPVRLVIDRTLAVPRTHHLWDGSIPTVFITAQEGEAGKAALMQLDFTVPLLPQLMQSLYQRQIQSVLVEGGPYVLQRFLETDLWDEARVITGTDTLPDGLPAPALRQAAATESLFLDGDRIDIYRRG, translated from the coding sequence ATGAATAGCACAGACCATGAAATTTTTATGCGGCGATGCCTGGAGCTGGCGGCCATGGGTCGCGGCCATGCGGCGCCCAATCCGGTGGTAGGGGCGGTGCTGGTGCATCAGGGCCGTATCATCGGGGAAGGCTTCCACCGGCAATATGGTCAGGCGCATGCGGAAGTGAACTGTGTGAACAGTGTAACGCCGGAAGACAGGCCGCTCATTCAGCGGGCTACCATGTATGTAAGCCTTGAGCCCTGTGCGCATCATGGTAAAACACCGCCCTGTGCCGATCTGATCGTGTCAGAAAAAATTCCGGAGGTGGTGATCGGTTGTGTGGACACCTTCTCGGCGGTAGCCGGAAAAGGTATCGGGAAGTTAAAAAAAGCCGGTATCAATGTACATACGGGCGTGCTGGAAAAGGAATGCAGGGCCATCAACCGCCGCTTCTTCACTTTTCATGAACAGCAGCGGCCCTATATCATTCTCAAATGGGCCCAGAGCCGCAATGGCTTTATGGCCGGTCCGGACGGGGCGCCGGTACGTATCTCCAACCGCTGGAGCGACCGCCTCGTACACCGCTGGCGCAGCGAAGAGATGGCTATCCTGGTAGGCACCCGTACCGCTATCCTCGATAACCCCAGGCTCAATACCCGTTTGTGGCCCGGCAAGCACCCGGTGCGACTGGTCATCGACCGGACGCTGGCTGTGCCCCGCACGCATCACCTGTGGGATGGCAGTATCCCCACTGTCTTTATTACGGCGCAGGAAGGAGAAGCCGGAAAAGCAGCGTTGATGCAGCTCGACTTTACCGTACCGCTGCTGCCGCAGTTGATGCAAAGCCTTTACCAGCGACAGATACAGAGTGTGCTGGTAGAAGGAGGCCCCTATGTGCTGCAGCGTTTCCTCGAAACAGACCTGTGGGACGAAGCCCGCGTGATAACGGGAACGGATACACTGCCGGACGGGCTGCCGGCACCGGCCCTGCGCCAGGCGGCAGCCACAGAAAGCCTGTTCCTTGACGGGGACCGTATCGACATTTACCGTCGCGGATAA
- a CDS encoding cysteine-rich CWC family protein codes for MLKHEIVSCPRCNRTFECRVNSIHRCQCSGVPLTLEERFKISEKYQGCLCENCLRELRAALQKQPDAPL; via the coding sequence ATGCTGAAACATGAAATCGTCTCCTGTCCCCGCTGCAACCGGACTTTTGAATGCCGGGTCAACAGTATTCATCGCTGCCAGTGCAGCGGGGTACCGCTCACACTGGAAGAACGTTTCAAAATAAGCGAAAAATACCAGGGCTGCCTCTGCGAAAATTGTTTACGCGAATTACGGGCTGCATTGCAAAAACAGCCTGATGCTCCACTATAA
- a CDS encoding MotA/TolQ/ExbB proton channel family protein, whose product MILGLITLLQDTLLPKADSLAQAANAAAAPPQEIHLIDMLMKGGVLMIPLGILSVIAVFVFVERYLTIAKAGRLEDNFMPMIRDQITTGNIMGARSLAKNTQGPIARMIDKGLQRIGKPIDSIEKSMENVGKLEIYRMEKNLVILSIIAGIAPMFGFLGTIAGMIQTFFNISITSDITLGTIAGGIYVKMITSATGLIIGIVAFIGYSFLNAQIDKVVNKMEGAAAEFTDILQEPTR is encoded by the coding sequence ATGATACTAGGGCTTATCACATTATTGCAGGATACATTGCTTCCGAAGGCCGATTCTTTAGCGCAGGCCGCCAATGCAGCTGCAGCACCACCACAGGAGATACACCTGATCGACATGCTCATGAAAGGGGGCGTACTCATGATACCATTGGGCATTCTCTCGGTTATAGCGGTATTTGTGTTTGTAGAAAGATATCTGACCATTGCAAAGGCTGGCCGCCTGGAAGATAACTTTATGCCGATGATCCGCGATCAGATCACTACCGGCAATATCATGGGCGCCCGTTCCCTCGCCAAAAACACGCAGGGACCTATTGCCCGTATGATCGACAAAGGCCTGCAACGTATCGGTAAACCGATCGATTCCATTGAGAAGTCCATGGAAAATGTGGGTAAACTGGAGATCTACCGGATGGAAAAAAACCTGGTGATTCTCTCTATCATCGCCGGTATTGCACCGATGTTCGGGTTCCTGGGCACTATTGCGGGCATGATCCAGACGTTCTTTAACATCTCCATTACTTCCGATATTACCCTCGGTACTATTGCAGGTGGTATTTATGTGAAGATGATCACCTCCGCTACTGGTCTGATCATCGGTATTGTGGCCTTTATCGGTTACAGTTTCCTGAATGCACAGATAGACAAGGTTGTTAACAAGATGGAAGGAGCTGCAGCAGAGTTTACCGACATCCTGCAGGAACCCACCCGCTAA
- a CDS encoding FKBP-type peptidyl-prolyl cis-trans isomerase, with product MQAVKNGDTVKVHYQGRLTDGTMFDSSEGRAPLEFKVGAHMVIKGFENGVLDMKPGDKKTIHIPVDQAYGPKNDEMIMEFPKANIPPDLNPEVGMELQMSNPEGQVFQVRVAAVGTEFITLDANHPLAGQDLVFDLELVEIV from the coding sequence ATGCAAGCTGTTAAAAACGGGGATACTGTGAAGGTGCACTATCAGGGCCGTTTGACCGATGGTACCATGTTTGATTCCTCTGAGGGCAGAGCGCCGCTGGAGTTCAAAGTTGGTGCACACATGGTGATCAAAGGCTTTGAGAACGGTGTACTGGATATGAAGCCGGGCGATAAGAAAACAATTCATATCCCTGTTGATCAGGCATATGGTCCGAAGAATGATGAAATGATCATGGAATTTCCTAAAGCAAATATTCCTCCTGACCTGAACCCTGAAGTGGGCATGGAACTGCAGATGAGCAATCCTGAAGGCCAGGTTTTCCAGGTGAGGGTAGCTGCCGTAGGTACTGAGTTTATCACCCTGGATGCTAACCACCCGCTGGCTGGTCAGGACCTGGTGTTTGACCTGGAACTGGTGGAAATCGTATAG
- the fmt gene encoding methionyl-tRNA formyltransferase: MNKQLRIVFMGTPDFAVASLDILVENGFNIVGVITAPDKPAGRGLQLQESAVKKYAVSKGLPVLQPEKLKNPEFIAQLAALKADLQVVVAFRMLPEVVWNMPPEGTINVHASLLPNYRGAAPINWAIINGETVSGVTTFKLQHEIDTGDILLADKVTIREDETAGELHDELMHTGARLLLKTVQAIAAGNAQETPQANIPAADIKHAPKIFKETCQIYWNEPLDKIYNLVRGLSPYPAAWTTLQGKSIKIYRAHKEPGKPSIAPGEFDTDQKTYVRMAAPDGYLYLDEVQLEGKKRMDIEAFLRGYRF, translated from the coding sequence ATGAATAAACAGCTTCGCATCGTTTTTATGGGGACGCCTGATTTCGCAGTAGCATCCCTTGATATACTGGTAGAGAACGGATTTAACATCGTCGGCGTAATCACAGCGCCCGACAAACCCGCCGGCCGTGGCCTGCAACTGCAGGAGAGCGCCGTTAAAAAATATGCTGTCAGCAAAGGCTTACCGGTATTGCAACCGGAGAAACTGAAAAATCCCGAATTCATCGCGCAGCTGGCCGCCCTCAAAGCAGACCTGCAGGTAGTGGTGGCTTTCCGTATGCTGCCGGAGGTCGTCTGGAATATGCCGCCCGAAGGTACCATCAACGTACATGCGTCACTGTTGCCCAATTACCGCGGCGCAGCACCCATCAACTGGGCCATCATCAACGGTGAAACGGTGTCCGGCGTCACTACGTTTAAATTGCAGCATGAAATCGACACCGGCGATATCCTCCTGGCGGACAAAGTGACTATCCGCGAAGATGAGACCGCCGGCGAACTGCATGATGAACTGATGCATACCGGCGCCCGCCTGCTGTTGAAAACCGTACAGGCTATTGCAGCCGGCAATGCACAGGAAACACCACAGGCAAACATCCCCGCTGCTGATATCAAACATGCGCCGAAAATATTCAAGGAAACCTGTCAGATCTACTGGAATGAGCCGTTGGACAAGATATATAATCTCGTACGGGGCCTGAGCCCCTACCCCGCCGCCTGGACAACGTTACAGGGCAAAAGCATCAAAATATACAGAGCGCATAAAGAACCGGGAAAACCTTCCATCGCTCCCGGAGAATTCGACACAGACCAGAAAACCTATGTGAGGATGGCTGCGCCGGATGGTTACCTTTATCTCGATGAAGTGCAGCTGGAAGGCAAGAAACGCATGGATATCGAGGCGTTTCTGCGGGGATATCGTTTTTAG
- a CDS encoding exo-beta-N-acetylmuramidase NamZ family protein: MNRILILCTLLCCLLTSTQAQYASHVVPGAAQTSQYLPLLQNKRVALLVNQTATIGQTHLVDSLLKRQVRIVKIFSPEHGFRGQADAGEKVGNSTDKNTGLPVVSLYGQHRKATAADLQDVDVLIFDVQDVGARFYTYISSLQELMESAAANNKPIIVLDRPNPNGDYIDGPVLDTAFRSFVGMQPIPVVHGMTVGEYAQMLNGEGWLSKGVKCRLTVIPCENYTHHTYYRLPIAPSPNLPDMAAVNLYTSLCFFEGTPISLGRGTDKPFQLFGSPSFPKKGFSFTPRSVPGAKNPPLKDQQCYGFDLSKAPEATPAKGRRIALKWLLQAYALYPEKDKFFNNFFNKLAGNAQLQQQIKNGLSEADIRKSWEPGLQRFKAIRAKYLLYEE, from the coding sequence ATGAACCGTATATTAATCCTCTGCACGCTTTTATGCTGCCTGCTGACCTCCACGCAGGCGCAGTACGCCTCCCATGTAGTGCCGGGAGCCGCGCAAACCAGCCAGTACCTGCCGCTGCTGCAAAACAAGCGGGTGGCCCTGCTCGTCAACCAAACCGCTACCATCGGCCAGACCCACCTCGTAGACTCCCTGCTGAAACGGCAGGTGCGCATCGTTAAGATCTTCAGCCCCGAGCATGGCTTCCGCGGCCAGGCTGACGCCGGCGAAAAAGTAGGCAACAGCACCGATAAAAATACCGGCCTGCCCGTCGTATCCCTGTATGGCCAGCACCGGAAAGCCACGGCAGCAGACCTGCAGGACGTAGACGTGCTCATCTTCGATGTACAGGACGTGGGCGCCCGTTTCTACACTTACATCTCCTCCCTGCAGGAACTGATGGAGTCTGCCGCAGCCAACAACAAACCCATCATCGTGCTCGACAGGCCCAACCCCAACGGGGATTATATAGATGGCCCCGTACTGGACACAGCTTTCCGCTCTTTTGTAGGCATGCAGCCCATTCCCGTTGTACACGGCATGACCGTGGGAGAATACGCACAGATGCTCAACGGTGAAGGCTGGCTCAGCAAAGGCGTTAAATGCAGGTTGACCGTCATTCCCTGCGAAAACTACACCCACCACACGTATTATCGTCTGCCCATAGCACCGTCACCCAACCTGCCCGATATGGCGGCGGTGAATCTGTATACCTCCCTCTGTTTCTTCGAGGGCACGCCTATCAGCCTGGGACGCGGCACCGACAAGCCTTTCCAGCTGTTTGGCTCGCCGTCGTTCCCTAAAAAAGGTTTTTCTTTTACACCCCGCAGCGTTCCCGGCGCTAAAAATCCGCCGCTGAAAGACCAGCAGTGTTATGGCTTCGACCTGAGCAAAGCGCCCGAAGCAACGCCTGCAAAAGGCCGCCGGATAGCATTGAAATGGTTGTTGCAGGCGTATGCCTTATATCCCGAAAAAGATAAATTCTTCAACAACTTCTTCAATAAACTGGCCGGCAATGCGCAGTTACAGCAGCAGATCAAAAACGGCCTGTCGGAAGCCGACATCCGTAAAAGCTGGGAACCGGGGCTGCAACGGTTTAAAGCCATCCGTGCAAAATACCTGCTGTACGAGGAATAA
- a CDS encoding acyl-CoA thioesterase, producing the protein MAYEEQIGKSVTRIFKAVFPNTVNHYDTLFGGTAMHMMDEVAFITATRFTKMRTVTVSSDRIDFKKPIPHGTIVELIGTVIHVGNTSLKVRVDIYVEQMYVDHREHAISGIFTFVAIDENKKPIPIKVPA; encoded by the coding sequence ATGGCATACGAAGAACAGATCGGGAAATCCGTTACCAGAATTTTCAAAGCGGTATTTCCTAACACGGTAAACCATTACGACACACTTTTCGGCGGCACCGCCATGCATATGATGGACGAAGTAGCCTTTATCACTGCTACCCGCTTCACGAAAATGCGCACCGTCACCGTATCATCAGACAGAATCGATTTCAAAAAACCTATTCCGCACGGCACCATCGTGGAATTGATCGGTACAGTAATACATGTAGGCAACACCAGTCTGAAAGTAAGAGTGGATATCTATGTGGAGCAGATGTACGTCGATCACCGGGAACATGCGATCAGCGGTATTTTCACCTTTGTGGCGATAGACGAAAATAAAAAGCCGATACCTATTAAAGTACCGGCTTAA
- a CDS encoding ExbD/TolR family protein — MNLRRRNKKHVEMHNSALNDILFILLLFFLIVSTLANPNVIKLMLPKAQSNTKAKQTVVVSINEKHEFFVGTTKVPFEGLKQALAPAVANEKIDPTIVINAEKSVPIEDVVNVMEIAKQIGAKVVLATAKQ; from the coding sequence ATGAATTTACGCAGGAGAAATAAGAAACATGTGGAGATGCACAACTCGGCACTGAATGACATCCTGTTCATTCTGCTGTTGTTCTTCCTGATTGTTTCCACGCTGGCCAATCCCAACGTCATCAAGCTGATGTTGCCGAAAGCCCAGAGCAATACCAAAGCCAAGCAGACTGTGGTGGTGAGCATCAACGAAAAGCATGAGTTTTTTGTAGGAACCACCAAAGTGCCTTTTGAAGGCCTCAAGCAGGCGCTGGCCCCCGCTGTCGCCAACGAGAAAATAGATCCTACCATCGTGATCAATGCGGAGAAATCAGTGCCGATAGAAGATGTGGTGAATGTGATGGAGATAGCGAAGCAGATAGGGGCGAAAGTAGTGCTGGCAACGGCTAAGCAATAG
- the metE gene encoding 5-methyltetrahydropteroyltriglutamate--homocysteine S-methyltransferase — translation MITNIPGYPRIGSQRELKKACENYWAGKISLEKLELTARLLRKEHWETLHQAGIDLIPSNDFSFYDQMLDMSMALGVIPARFQELRRSFANPHCLELYFAMARGYQKNGFDLTAVEMTKWFDTNYHYLVPEFDHSQAYSLQSRKSVQEFQEALQQGTRTKPVLIGPVTYILCGKIKSAGVTRATLLQQLLPAYLELLAALRDAGADWIQLDEPSLVTDLEPADKILYQLAYTAIREAFPDLKLLLTTYFGALEDNTELALQLPVNALHIDLVRAPEQLDSILKALPDNMQLSLGVIDGRNIWKNDYAASLALINRATAALGADRVMLATSCSLLHVPYNLEDETALNADVKQWMAFARQKVQEVISLKKILAGDTALLAANQQVMEQRKTAPGIHVSAVKARLAGVTPDDFSRAHSFTERQPLQQEKLQLPLLPTTTIGSFPQTVEIRQLRSNLKKGHITAEQYDQDISAAIREAISWQESLGLDVLVHGEFERNDMVEYFGEQLEGFAFTQNGWVQSYGSRCVKPPVIYGDVWRPQPMTVAWSRYAQSLTGKPVKGMLTGPVTILQWSFVRNDQPRMDTALQIALAIRDEVKDLEDAGIAIIQVDEPALREGLPLRKSQQDAYLQQAVDAFRLSVAPVQDTTQIHTHMCYAEFNDIIAHIAAMDADVITMETSRSQMELLEAFAQFRYPNETGPGVYDIHSPRVPGVAEMGKLLQRAAELLPARNLWVNPDCGLKTRKWPETEMSLRNMVQAAREVRKQLV, via the coding sequence ATGATTACCAATATTCCAGGCTACCCCCGAATAGGCAGCCAGCGGGAACTGAAGAAAGCCTGTGAAAATTACTGGGCAGGTAAAATTTCTCTTGAGAAACTGGAACTAACGGCCAGGCTCCTACGAAAAGAACACTGGGAAACCCTTCATCAGGCAGGGATAGACCTGATACCCTCCAACGACTTTTCATTTTATGATCAGATGCTCGACATGAGCATGGCCCTGGGCGTGATACCCGCCCGCTTCCAGGAGCTGCGCCGCTCTTTCGCCAACCCACACTGCCTGGAGCTGTATTTCGCCATGGCAAGAGGTTACCAGAAGAACGGCTTCGATCTCACGGCGGTGGAAATGACCAAATGGTTTGATACCAACTATCACTACCTGGTACCTGAATTTGACCACAGCCAGGCCTACAGCCTGCAGTCCCGCAAGAGCGTACAGGAGTTCCAGGAGGCGCTGCAGCAGGGCACCCGCACCAAACCCGTGCTGATAGGCCCGGTTACTTATATCCTCTGTGGCAAAATAAAGAGCGCCGGCGTTACCCGCGCGACCTTACTGCAACAGCTGTTGCCCGCCTACCTTGAACTGCTGGCCGCCCTCCGCGATGCCGGCGCCGACTGGATACAGCTCGATGAACCTTCCCTGGTGACCGACCTGGAACCTGCTGACAAAATACTGTACCAGCTGGCCTACACCGCCATCCGCGAAGCGTTCCCGGACCTGAAACTGTTGCTCACCACCTACTTCGGAGCGCTGGAAGACAATACAGAGCTGGCTTTACAGCTACCGGTCAATGCATTGCATATAGACCTCGTCCGCGCACCGGAACAATTGGACAGCATCCTGAAAGCGCTTCCTGACAATATGCAGTTGTCACTTGGCGTGATAGACGGCCGCAACATCTGGAAAAACGACTACGCCGCCTCGCTGGCGCTGATCAACCGGGCCACCGCGGCGCTGGGTGCAGATCGTGTAATGCTGGCTACTTCCTGTTCGCTGCTGCATGTGCCTTACAACCTGGAAGATGAAACAGCCCTCAACGCCGATGTCAAACAGTGGATGGCCTTCGCACGGCAGAAAGTACAGGAGGTCATCTCCCTGAAAAAAATTCTTGCCGGGGATACCGCGCTGCTGGCAGCGAATCAACAGGTAATGGAGCAACGAAAAACAGCGCCCGGTATTCACGTATCTGCTGTAAAAGCCCGGCTGGCAGGCGTTACCCCGGATGATTTTTCCCGTGCGCACAGCTTTACCGAACGTCAGCCCCTGCAGCAGGAAAAGCTGCAACTGCCGCTGCTGCCTACCACTACCATCGGCTCGTTCCCACAGACGGTGGAAATACGGCAACTGCGCTCCAATCTCAAAAAGGGGCATATCACCGCGGAGCAATATGACCAGGACATCAGCGCCGCCATCCGGGAAGCCATCTCGTGGCAGGAATCACTCGGCCTCGATGTGCTGGTGCACGGCGAGTTTGAGCGCAACGACATGGTGGAATATTTCGGGGAACAGCTGGAAGGTTTCGCTTTCACACAAAACGGCTGGGTGCAGAGCTATGGCTCCCGCTGTGTAAAACCGCCTGTTATCTATGGCGATGTATGGCGCCCGCAGCCGATGACCGTTGCCTGGAGCCGGTATGCACAATCACTCACCGGCAAGCCGGTGAAAGGAATGCTGACCGGTCCTGTCACCATCCTGCAATGGTCATTTGTGAGAAACGATCAACCCCGCATGGACACAGCGCTCCAGATAGCGCTGGCCATCCGCGATGAAGTGAAAGACCTGGAAGATGCCGGTATTGCCATCATACAGGTAGATGAACCGGCGCTGCGCGAAGGACTGCCCCTGCGTAAAAGTCAGCAGGACGCCTACCTGCAGCAGGCAGTCGACGCCTTCCGCCTGTCGGTAGCACCAGTGCAGGACACCACACAGATACACACGCACATGTGTTACGCAGAGTTCAATGATATCATTGCCCACATCGCCGCTATGGACGCAGATGTGATCACCATGGAAACATCCCGCTCACAGATGGAACTGCTGGAAGCCTTTGCACAGTTCCGTTATCCTAATGAGACAGGGCCGGGCGTATATGATATCCACTCCCCCCGTGTGCCGGGCGTAGCGGAAATGGGCAAATTGCTGCAGCGTGCAGCTGAACTGCTGCCTGCCCGCAATCTCTGGGTAAACCCCGACTGCGGCCTTAAAACAAGGAAATGGCCGGAAACGGAAATGTCGTTGCGCAATATGGTGCAGGCAGCCCGCGAAGTGAGGAAACAACTGGTGTGA
- the prmC gene encoding peptide chain release factor N(5)-glutamine methyltransferase: protein MTIQTAFTYITGAIGDVYDPREAANIAHIVLEHITGMNKLDRLVHKARLLSPDQNARLKTAIEALQRLEPVQYVTGSGWFYGMELTVNRHVLIPRPETEELVAWVLQDLAGHSRPHLLDIGTGSGCIPLALKQHIPSAVVMAIDVSEEALAVAKGNAARLRLEVDFLQRSALDEQQMATLPSFDVIVSNPPYITQREQATMQQQVWGFEPSIALFVPDNDALLFYRHIAHTALQKLNPGGALYFEINESLGKEVVELLQSLGFDEVTLRQDMFGKDRMVKALTSRKDAKQQRRKE from the coding sequence TTGACTATACAAACAGCCTTTACCTATATCACCGGCGCCATCGGCGATGTATATGATCCGCGCGAAGCCGCCAATATAGCGCATATCGTACTGGAACATATAACGGGCATGAATAAACTGGACCGCCTGGTGCATAAAGCCAGGTTGCTGTCGCCGGACCAGAACGCCCGGTTGAAAACCGCCATAGAAGCGCTACAACGCCTGGAACCCGTGCAGTATGTGACCGGCTCCGGCTGGTTTTACGGCATGGAACTGACCGTCAACCGCCATGTGCTGATTCCGCGCCCGGAAACGGAGGAACTGGTAGCCTGGGTCCTGCAGGACCTCGCCGGCCATTCCCGCCCGCATCTGCTGGACATCGGCACCGGCAGCGGCTGCATCCCGCTGGCATTAAAACAACATATCCCCTCCGCAGTGGTAATGGCCATAGATGTCAGTGAAGAAGCGCTGGCAGTCGCGAAAGGCAACGCCGCACGGCTGCGGCTGGAAGTGGACTTCCTGCAGCGCAGCGCCCTCGATGAACAACAGATGGCTACGCTGCCTTCGTTTGACGTGATCGTCAGCAACCCGCCTTACATCACGCAACGCGAACAAGCCACCATGCAGCAACAGGTATGGGGCTTCGAACCGTCTATCGCGCTGTTTGTGCCCGACAACGACGCCCTGTTGTTTTACCGGCACATCGCCCACACGGCGCTGCAGAAGCTGAACCCGGGCGGCGCCCTCTATTTCGAGATCAATGAATCACTGGGCAAAGAGGTGGTCGAACTGCTGCAGTCGCTCGGCTTCGATGAGGTGACGCTCCGGCAGGATATGTTCGGCAAAGACCGGATGGTTAAGGCCCTCACGTCACGCAAAGACGCAAAGCAGCAAAGACGCAAAGAATAA
- the pepT gene encoding peptidase T — MFTNYSYTVDTRFIRYAQIDTQSDPQSTSFPSTEKQKDLSRLLVKELHEMGITDAELDEHGYVYATIPANTDKQVPVICFCSHVDTSSDSSGTGVKPIVHRAYDGGDIVLPDDKSVVISPREHPYLAGKKGDDIITASGTTLLGADDKAGVAEIMDAAHFLMTHPEVKHGAIRILFTPDEEVGRGVEKVDMKKLAAQFGYTMDGGELGSLEDENFSADGAKITVYGVSAHPGSAKDKLVSAIKIAGEIVDALPKDSLSPETTEDREGFIHPVRISGTVEKTEIDFIIRDFTTAHLESHEAFLRRQMEKVLERYPGARATLKVTEQYRNMKEVLDLHPEVTAYAAEAIRRAGIQPLKMSIRGGTDGSRLSFMGLPCPNIFTGEMALHSKQEYVSIQDMQKAVQTIVYLAQVWEEKA; from the coding sequence ATGTTTACAAATTACTCATATACTGTTGATACGCGCTTCATTCGTTACGCGCAGATAGATACACAATCCGATCCGCAAAGCACCAGCTTTCCCTCCACAGAAAAGCAGAAGGACCTGTCCCGCCTGCTGGTAAAGGAATTGCACGAGATGGGCATCACCGATGCAGAACTCGATGAACATGGTTATGTATATGCCACTATTCCGGCCAATACCGATAAACAGGTGCCGGTCATCTGTTTCTGTTCCCATGTGGACACTTCTTCCGACAGCAGCGGCACCGGTGTAAAACCAATTGTGCACCGCGCATATGATGGCGGTGATATCGTATTGCCGGATGATAAGAGCGTGGTGATCAGCCCCAGGGAGCATCCTTACCTGGCCGGCAAAAAAGGAGATGACATCATCACGGCCAGCGGTACCACGCTGCTCGGCGCCGACGATAAAGCCGGCGTGGCGGAAATCATGGACGCCGCTCATTTCCTGATGACACATCCGGAAGTAAAGCATGGCGCTATCCGCATCCTGTTCACTCCTGATGAAGAAGTGGGCCGTGGTGTGGAAAAAGTAGATATGAAAAAACTTGCCGCACAATTTGGTTATACCATGGATGGCGGTGAACTGGGATCACTGGAAGACGAAAACTTCTCCGCCGACGGCGCTAAAATCACGGTATATGGTGTAAGCGCGCATCCCGGATCAGCGAAAGACAAGCTGGTCAGCGCTATCAAGATCGCCGGCGAAATCGTGGACGCCCTGCCGAAAGACAGTCTTTCTCCTGAGACAACGGAAGACAGGGAAGGTTTCATCCACCCGGTACGTATAAGCGGCACCGTAGAAAAAACAGAGATCGATTTTATCATCCGTGACTTCACCACTGCCCATCTGGAATCTCACGAGGCTTTCCTGCGCCGTCAGATGGAGAAAGTACTGGAGCGTTATCCCGGAGCCAGGGCCACGCTGAAAGTCACCGAGCAATACCGCAATATGAAAGAGGTGCTGGACCTGCATCCGGAAGTAACCGCCTATGCAGCGGAGGCTATCCGCCGCGCAGGCATACAGCCGCTGAAAATGAGCATCCGTGGCGGTACCGACGGTTCCCGCCTGTCCTTCATGGGATTGCCCTGCCCTAATATTTTTACCGGTGAAATGGCCCTCCACAGCAAACAGGAATATGTGAGCATACAGGACATGCAGAAAGCTGTGCAGACAATCGTATATCTGGCACAAGTTTGGGAGGAAAAGGCTTAG